The bacterium (Candidatus Blackallbacteria) CG13_big_fil_rev_8_21_14_2_50_49_14 genomic sequence AACAGCTCAAGCCCGGCAGTTGGTTAATCGGTCTGCTCCATCCCTTTTTCGCCCCAGAGCCCCTGCAAACCTGCCTTGAGCAAAAACTTGAGGCCCTGCCGATGGAGTTGCTGCCACGCATCAGCCGGGCCCAAAGCATGGACATGCTTACCTCTCAGGCCAGTCTGGCCGGATATGTGGCGGCCATTCTGGCGGCCAACCATTTGCCCCTGATCATGCCCCTGATGAATACTCCCGCTGGCACCCTGAGCCCCGCACGGGTCTTGGTGATTGGCGCCGGTGTTGCAGGCTTACAGGCCATTGCCACCGCCCGGCGACTGGGGGCACGGGTAGAGGGCTATGATTTACGCCCCGAAGCCCGTGAGCAGATTCTCTCCCTGGGCGCACGCCTGCTTGAATTGCCTGAACTGAAAGCGGCCCAAACCAGCGATGGCTATGTCGCCAGCCTGAATTCCAACGCCCTTGAAGCACAACAGAGTGCGCTGAGCCAAGCCTTGAAACGCTTTGACTGTATCATTACCACTGCCCAGATATTTGGCAGACCCGCTCCTCAGATCATCACCCGCGCCATGCTCAAAAATATGCGCCCCGGCACGCTGATCATTGACCAGGCAATCGAAAGTGGCGGCAATGTCGAAGGCAGTGTGGCGGGGCAAGAAAGCCTGATCGAAGGCATTCGCATTCTGGGCTGGCCTCAACTGGCCCGCAGGGTGCCGCTGCACGCCAGTCAAATGCTCTCTGCCAATTTTTATTACCTCTTGCAGGCTTTTTGGAATGCCGAAACAAAATGTTTTCAACCTGAGCGTGACCCAGAATTACTGAACGGCATGCGGGCCTGTCATGCGGGGCAATTGACCCACCCCCGCCTGCGTGAACGCTGGAAGGAGTGGCTCTGATGGATCTTTTGCTAATTCTGATTCTGGCAGGGTTTTTAGGCTTTGAGCTGATTTCGCGCGTGCCCTCACAACTGCATACCCCGCTGATGTCAGGTGCCAATGCTATCTCTGGTATCACAGTAGTGGGGGCAATCCTCGCTTCAGGGGCGGGAGAAAATACCCTGACCGTTATTTTGGGCACTGCCGCCATCATCTTTGCAACCCTCAACGTGGTGGGCGGCTATCTGGTCACCGACCGCATGCTGCGCATGTTTACCAAAAAGAAGCAGGAAAAATAAATGCAGGAAACCCAGCAATTTCTGTATATTCTTGCCGCAGTGGCGTTTATCTTGGGCATTCGCCTGCTGGGCCGCCCCCAAAGTGCACGTTGGGGCAATCTGCTCTCAGCAGCGGGCATGCTGGTGGCTGTCGTCGCCACCCTCTTCAGTGCCGGCCTGGCACTGCACTGGATTTTTATTGGCCTGCTCGTAGGCAGTGCCTTGGGAGCGGTAATGGCCCTGCGTGTCGCTATGACAGGCATGCCTGAAATGGTCGCTCTGCTGAATGGATTTGGCGGACTTGCCAGCCTCCTGGTGGCTTGCGCCGAGGTTCTTCGAGGGGCACTTTTAACCGGCATTTCGGCCTCTTCCGCCGCGATTTCAGTTTTGATAGGCGGGATTACCTTCAGTGGCAGCCTGCTGGCCTGGGGAAAACTGGCTGAAAAACTGCCCGGCCGTCCCCTGCTCTTTCGCGGCCAAAAGCCCTTGAATCTTGCACTTTTAGTCAGCACCCTGACCAGCGGCATACTCTGGCAAAGCCTGGGTGAAACGGCCTGGGCACACAACTGCTTTTTTCTCTTGATTGCGCTCTCGCTCTTGCTGGGCATACTCTTTGTTCTGCCCATTGGGGGCGGAGATATGCCCGTGGTGATTTCACTGCTCAATTCCCTTTCAGGTCTGGCCGCCTGTGCCGTGGGCTTTGTGCTCATGAACCGCATGTTGATTGTCGCCGGTTGCCTGGTAGGAGCCAGTGGCTTGATTCTGACTGAAATGATGTGCAAATCCATGAACCGCAGCCTGAGCAGTGTGCTCTGGGGGGGATTTGGCGCTGCTCAAGGCACCATCACCCCAGGGGGAGAGGTTCACAGCCTGAACTGCGAGGAGGCCTATTATTTGCTCGAAGCGGCCGCAGAGGTGCTGATCGTACCCGGCTACGGCATGGCCGTTGCCCAGGCCCAGCATGCGGTACAGGAACTTGCCCAATTGCTGAGCGAACGGGGCACAACCGTCAACTATGCCATTCACCCCGTAGCAGGGCGCATGCCCGGTCATATGAATGTGCTGCTGGCGGAAGCCCATGTGCCCTATGAACAGTTAATTGAAATGGAGACAGCCAACCGAAGCATGGAACGGGTGGATATCTGTCTGGTGATTGGCGCCAATGATATCGTCAACCCCGCCGCGTTGGAAGACCCCGGCAGCGCGATTTATGGCATGCCGATTATCGAGGCCCAACGGGCCCGCACGGCAATTGTGCTCAAACGCTCAATGGGCAAAGGTTTTGCAGGGATCGACAACCCACTTTTTTTCAAAACCAATGCCCGCATGCTCTTTGGCGACGCCAAAGCCTCATTGCAAAATATCCTACGTATTTTTAAGGAAAGTGAAATATGAACCGGATTATTGGCATTGGCCACCCTCTGCGTGGGGATGATGCCCTGGGGCCCACGGCCATCCACACGCTGCCGCGTCAATTGGACGCGCATACAGAGTGCCTGGCACTCAGCGGAGAAGCCTCAACGCTTTGGTATGCCTTCAAAGGCATGCAAAGAGTCTTGCTGATCGATGCCCT encodes the following:
- a CDS encoding NAD(P)(+) transhydrogenase (Re/Si-specific) subunit alpha: MKLTILREAYDEPRVPLLPTEIRKLSQMGAEIHIETGLGKTLAIADENYLEAGALLETDRHFLLQEAEILLCLQAPAPAELKQLKPGSWLIGLLHPFFAPEPLQTCLEQKLEALPMELLPRISRAQSMDMLTSQASLAGYVAAILAANHLPLIMPLMNTPAGTLSPARVLVIGAGVAGLQAIATARRLGARVEGYDLRPEAREQILSLGARLLELPELKAAQTSDGYVASLNSNALEAQQSALSQALKRFDCIITTAQIFGRPAPQIITRAMLKNMRPGTLIIDQAIESGGNVEGSVAGQESLIEGIRILGWPQLARRVPLHASQMLSANFYYLLQAFWNAETKCFQPERDPELLNGMRACHAGQLTHPRLRERWKEWL
- a CDS encoding NAD(P) transhydrogenase subunit alpha; its protein translation is MALMDLLLILILAGFLGFELISRVPSQLHTPLMSGANAISGITVVGAILASGAGENTLTVILGTAAIIFATLNVVGGYLVTDRMLRMFTKKKQEK
- a CDS encoding NAD synthetase, encoding MQETQQFLYILAAVAFILGIRLLGRPQSARWGNLLSAAGMLVAVVATLFSAGLALHWIFIGLLVGSALGAVMALRVAMTGMPEMVALLNGFGGLASLLVACAEVLRGALLTGISASSAAISVLIGGITFSGSLLAWGKLAEKLPGRPLLFRGQKPLNLALLVSTLTSGILWQSLGETAWAHNCFFLLIALSLLLGILFVLPIGGGDMPVVISLLNSLSGLAACAVGFVLMNRMLIVAGCLVGASGLILTEMMCKSMNRSLSSVLWGGFGAAQGTITPGGEVHSLNCEEAYYLLEAAAEVLIVPGYGMAVAQAQHAVQELAQLLSERGTTVNYAIHPVAGRMPGHMNVLLAEAHVPYEQLIEMETANRSMERVDICLVIGANDIVNPAALEDPGSAIYGMPIIEAQRARTAIVLKRSMGKGFAGIDNPLFFKTNARMLFGDAKASLQNILRIFKESEI